The following coding sequences lie in one Corticium candelabrum chromosome 10, ooCorCand1.1, whole genome shotgun sequence genomic window:
- the LOC134185821 gene encoding uncharacterized protein LOC134185821 codes for MNLEQQLAAFYRRKDKRFVEKLWDLVENSSLDDVIRWGKDGTYIVIPNTTTFEERVLKVYFKTKVYSSFVRQLHMYGFRKRTQDVELITAGACNFEHKLFIRGKFDQLLRIQRTQPKNRKERALAFSALPFMGRSQRVFQRPTGTLVTQPAHCLTARFNYQVTPPVSLPEILATQLYNRPNTQPVPPSRLTALPATQDEDNKENRLTKSSKLPPLLVLAEICSAILTKGHPENDEQRRQCIQVANESIQRQYRREQFLYTRRASVKTPGVITTSLNSTMSIPFIHRATQVKLAQLMTHPSDIYRRPQGKQITQDREKTTTAPHSTLQLTKKLTTAAAAAAQSSRSTPLPDDNQEDESPLVIDID; via the coding sequence ATGAACTTGGAACAACAGCTAGCCGCTTTCTACCGACGTAAAGACAAACGTTTCGTCGAGAAACTGTGGGATCTCGTCGAGAACAGCAGTCTGGACGACGTAATTCGCTGGGGAAAGGATGGTACCTACATTGTCATCCCCAACACAACCACATTTGAAGAGCGCGTCCTCAAGGTCTACTTCAAAACCAAAGTCTATTCTAGTTTTGTCCGTCAACTCCATATGTACGGTTTCCGCAAGAGAACTCAAGACGTCGAGTTGATCACAGCGGGAGCTTGCAATTTTGAGCACAAACTGTTCATTCGAGGAAAGTTTGATCAGTTGCTAAGAATTCAGAGAACACAGCCGAAGAACAGAAAAGAGAGAGCTCTGGCTTTTAGCGCACTTCCATTCATGGGCAGAAGTCAACGCGTGTTTCAGAGACCAACGGGAACACTAGTGACCCAACCGGCCCACTGTTTGACCGCCAGATTCAACTATCAGGTCACTCCACCTGTCAGTCTACCAGAGATACTGGCAACTCAATTGTATAATCGACCGAACACGCAACCTGTGCCTCCAAGCAGACTTACAGCTTTGCCAGCAACTCAAGACGAGGACAACAAAGAGAACCGTCTGACCAAGTCTTCTAAGTTGCCACCACTTCTTGTGCTTGCTGAGATCTGCTCTGCTATTCTTACAAAAGGACACCCAGAGAACGATGAACAACGTCGTCAGTGCATTCAAGTTGCCAATGAAAGCATTCAACGGCAGTACAGACGAGAGCAGTTTCTGTACACGAGAAGAGCCAGTGTCAAGACTCCAGGAGTCATCACAACTTCACTCAACAGCACCATGTCGATACCCTTTATCCATCGAGCAACACAAGTCAAACTGGCTCAGCTGATGACCCACCCCTCAGATATCTATCGACGACCTCAAGGCAAACAAATTACACAAGACAGagaaaaaacaacaacagcacccCATAGCACACTACAACTAACTAAGAAACTGActactgcagcagcagcagcagcacaaaGCTCCAGATCAACACCATTGCCAGATGACAATCAAGAAGACGAGAGTCCG
- the LOC134186070 gene encoding uncharacterized protein LOC134186070, whose product MAKVTAEDIWEALTPLPYNFWNFTIITSQFLYERVLIALLTIYAAVWLLVRAIPAVLIIYVAVRYWPQLKRCFWSFAQPAFIGGVIALSYSWDLTTRFFTWAWPQISASLQVSIRALLQGLTWTIQAIISVIIRVLQGLSQVWTWTVGGSDSSSIDGDGRNSQVPQDLQDWTWTIDGVSPVFDRFGDSRDRNTSDRGICNRESSERDISDRIISDRDSSDRHRRNSRVPQGFSWDWTLNFDGYNSDRDPRNSRVPQGFLRDWIWNFDEYTIDRDRRNSRVPQSFTRDWTWNFDGYNSDRNLRNSRVPQGFWRDWV is encoded by the exons ATGGCTAAAGTGACAGCGGAAGATATTTGGGAAGCCTTAACACCGCTACCCTACAACTTTTGGAACTTCACCATCATCACATCTCAGTTTCTATACGAAAGGGTATTAATTGCACTTCTTACAATCTACGCAGCAGTGTGGCTCTTAGTGCGGGCAATACCAGCGGTTTTGATCATCTACGTAGCAGTCCGCTATTGGCCTCAGCTTAAACGCTGTTTCTGGTCGTTTGCACAACCTGCTTTCATCGGCGGTGTCATCGCGTTGTCGTACTCATGGGACCTAACGACAAGATTCTTTACATGGGCGTGGCCTCAAATATCTGCGAGTTTACAAGTGAGTATACGAGCTTTGTTGCAAGGTTTGACTTGGACTATTCAAG CTATTATCTCAGTAATAATTCGTGTCCTACAAGGTTTGTCACAAGTTTGGACTTGGACTGTTGGCGGTAGTGATAGCAGCAGCATTGATGGAGACGGCAGAAATAGTCAAGTCCCACAAGATTTGCAAGATTGGACTTGGACTATTGACGGGGTATCGCCCGTATTTGATCGTTTTGGAGACAGCAGAGATAGAAACACCAGTGATAGAGGCATCTGTAATAGAGAGAGCAGTGAAAGAGACATCAGTGATAGAATTATCAGTGATAGAGACAGCAGTGATAGACACCGAAGAAATAGTCGTGTCCCACAAGGTTTTTCGTGGGATTGGACTTTGAATTTTGACGGATACAACAGTGATAGAGACCCAAGAAATAGTCGTGTGCCACAAGGTTTCTTGCGAGATTGGATTTGGAATTTTGACGAATACACCATTGATAGAGACCGAAGGAATAGCCGTGTCCCACAAAGTTTTACGCGGGATTGGACTTGGAATTTTGACGGATACAACAGTGATAGAAACCTAAGAAATAGTCGTGTGCCACAAGGTTTTTGGCGAGATTGGGTTTGA